The following proteins are encoded in a genomic region of Sparus aurata chromosome 23, fSpaAur1.1, whole genome shotgun sequence:
- the smim10l3 gene encoding salivary gland specific protein SAGSIN1, protein MAGLSYLVLRFSGSAGRTYGVFSKGLTRTLLIFFDLAWRLRIRFPYIYLVASMMFNVRLQVHIEIH, encoded by the exons ATGGCGGGTCTGTCGTATTTAGTGCTCCGTTTTTCGGGCTCCGCTGGTCGGACTTACGGAGTGTTCTCAAAAGGCTTGACGAGGactttgttgatattttttgaTCTCGCATGGCGCTTGCGAATCAGATTCCCCTACATCTACCTCGTGGCTTCGATGATGTTCAACGTCAGATTACAG GTTCACATCGAAATCCACTGA